DNA from Elaeis guineensis isolate ETL-2024a chromosome 2, EG11, whole genome shotgun sequence:
GGCGCATATAGATGGGAAAGCGATGGCTGGGTGCAGGGATTGGATGTAGCTCTATGCAATCTACAGGACAGACGAGTGGCAGACGGTGGCCTTCCTGGTTTTCCACGCCATCCTCTTCACCGgcctctccctcctcctcctctactTCCCCCACTCCCTAACTTCCTTGGTGCCCTTGCCCCCGCCACCCCCCTCCCCACCCTCCACTTTGCAGTCGGATTTGTCGGCTCCATCACCGCCCTCTGCCTCCTCTATGCCACCGCCAAGGTCCTCTACTCCTCACTCTCCCTCTGTTGGGAGATGGCGCAATAGATGGTGGCCGCCGTCCCTGACTAGTCGGCAGTGCGAATGGCGCTTGATGTGGGGTGCGGCCACGAGATGCTGCTGGACGCGGTGGCGatgcaaatcaagaaggaggagaGCAGGAGCTGTGTGGTGGGGCTGGATCGATGGAGAGAGACGGCAGGGGCGACACTCCGACGAGGTCGAGTCGAAGGGATCCACGAGCACGTCACATGTCGGGAGAGGGACACACGGTGGCTGCCCTTCGCAGACGGGTACTTTGATGTGGTGGTGTCCACGGGGCACCTGAGTGAGCCGGGACGATGAGTGGCTGGGAGATGTGGGCCGGCCCGGCCCTAACCCACAACCCATGTGGGCTAGAGCCGGGTTGGGTTTTCACAGCCCCTTTTAACAAGTGGGCCGACCCTGCCCGGCCCGACCCACATAATCACAGCCCATGTGGACTAGGGTCAGTCGGTCCATTTTGACAGCtctaataactataattttttgaagacttaattagaattaaaattattatattgtATTTCTTAACTCATCAAATGAAAACATATAAAAACGGATGTTATTTGTCAAGAAATAAAACCAACAGCTTGCGCTCAAAGTCTGGAATGACCTCCAAGATCACTCCCAGTGTGAACTCAACAGTTGGGCCATGAGGGCAGTACGTGTAACCTAACTGGCACTCCCAAACCATTGGGCCATGGGCTGCGGTACTCCTATGTCAGCCCACATAATCATTCACCGGTCCATCTTTGAGGCAGCTAGTGATCCTGCGGCACGATCGTGGGATCCCAGTAGGGTTTTAGCCATCACTCCCCATTGTGCGTAATAGCTCGCCGCTCTCCCTCGATAACAACCAGAGCGAAAAGGACCCCGTCTCCTCTGCCCTCCATGGCCGCCGCCGCCCGGTCGGTCCTCCATTCCTCCTCCCTCCGCATGGCCGCTGCGAGGGTCGCCTCCGAGGCCAGAGCCTCCTCTCGCCCTCCCCTCCTCCGCCTCCGGCCCGCCGCCCCTCGCTTCCTGAGGTAGCGGCAAGAGACATGGACATAGTGGCTCCCATTCCCTTAGGTTTTGTTTACCCTTGGTTCTTTTCGTTTTCTTGAATACTTTTGCAGGTCTCCGGTCGAGATGAGCTTCGCCGTGGAATCGCTGCTGCCGAAGCACAGCGCGACTGCCTCGGCGCTGATGACTTCGATGCTCACCGTTTCCCTTAGAGGATACGGGTGGCTCTCTGAAGGTATCGACGCCCTTCTGAAAACAAAAATTGCATTCTTTTGGTTAATATTGTGGCCAGTAATGGGATATTGAGCATGATAGATCGATCCTATCGCTTGTATTGCTTTGCTCTTTTGATGTTAGTTGGTGTTGATATGCCTTTTTTGCACTATGGATTAATTCTGCCTCATTTATTTGGCTCAAAAACgttatttttttcctctcttttttttttgtttaggaGTGGGGGCCTGGCGATTAGATTTATTGTGAAAATATTGTACCTTTAGGTGTTGGCTTAAAATTTGAGGAATTTCAGTTATGAGTAGCTTATCATTGAAGCAAGGGAGACGGTGGTTTTTGGCAAGAGACAAGGTCTCTggtattatattttttgaaaggTTTAGTTTCACCCGGAAGAGGTCTGGAGCGTTGAGAATGATTCCTTTGGTATCGGTAGAAAATAGGAGAATTGGATATTCCTTCTTGgttgattggatttttttttttttttggtttgtatTCCATATGCTATGTTCCTTCAGCCAATTAAACCCTGCCCTCCATATGAGACTTTGCCATTGAAAAATTAAACATACTCATCTTATCTTTTCAATAAGCAAAAGCATATGATTGGTTAAAGGGATATTGCTGTTTTTGACCAAGGACAGGGATCCTGTAATCGGAAGCATATCCTATTAAGAAAGGATGAAAACCCCTGGAGGGAATTGTGTCCGGTAGCCATTGTATTGTTCAAGTCCAATTAAGGCATATCTACAGTTTAACTTTCTGAAATTGTTGTTTCCCTTCCTTtagaaaaatattgggaaaattTACTACAAACTTTTAAACAGAGGAGTTGAAACCATAAGCTATTCTATGTtgattcttctttctctttcttgtcATGGACCCTGTGCCCATTTACATGTCCTTCATTTTGTTCCTATCCAAGTAATAACTTTATAAAGGTTATGCTTTGACTGCTTAGGAGTGCAGTAACCCATACGCAAtgatcccccccccccccccacacacaaaaaaaaaaaaaccacccaaaaaaaaaagcagtctgagagattgagagagagagagagagagagctttataTCCCAGCAAAAGAGTCAATATTGATGGTGCAATATTAAGATATGGAGGTCTAGGACATCTTGTTATTAAGCAGCATGGTCTAGGGTGCCAATGTACATTTGATGCTGTAACCAtagttcttattttttttgtgtgTCCTTTCTCATTTCACAGAATCAATATTCTACTCCTTTTTCCTGTTTCATGTTGTTTTGATTGAAGAACCatattttctttttcctcttgtaGGACAAGATGAAACTAGATGAAGATCAAGCCAGAAAGGTGATTAACTTGGTTTATTCCCACCATTTGGAATCATAATTGCTGGATTTATCAATAATATAAGTGAGAAGATAATTATTTGAAGGAAATAAGCGGAGATGGATTTTGTGTTATGCTTAACAAAATTGAGGCAGACATTTCATAATGTGAAGTAACCATGCCAACCCATTCTCTCATGGATTACATTTTTAAATAAGGTTATCCTTGTTGTTTCTCATTTGTGCTTTCGTGTTAAAGAATATCTATACAAATGGGTAAAAATGAGAAAATCAGAAACACTGGTGAAATAATATTGTCtaagataaaatataaagataCTGATAGAGGATGTTTGCTTCTATCACTCTAGGTGTTCAGATGTTAAACGGCACTTTATTAGAAATTTGTTAGTACGATATATCTCAAGGCTTTTGTGGATAAATAGAGCTTGCTATGTAGGGCAAACTCTCAAAAGGCTTCACCTAACTATCATCATCTAACTAAGCTGAAAATGTTTTAAAAAAATGCTTGTCTCCTTTGTGATGCTAactcaaaaatattgaaaaaatatggaacatTATCATTGAAGTTGTTAGCATTGGTGTAACTTAAGTTAAATTCCATGCTAATTGCAAATGCTTCTATCTTTTTGTTTCTCCTTTCATCAGATCTTATTCCGGCTTCTGTTCTCACTCTTGGCTTCTGAGCTTAGGGATATTTTTTGAGGTTATTGCCAGTTTGGTGAATATCTTATACAATTAGCACAACAGTTTTTTTTGTGGGAGAATCACCATCAATTGCCAAAACTATGACATTGAAAATGAAACCTCTGTGACATTTAGTAAGAAAATGCTATGTGGATCACACAGTTCAAAGGGTGACAGGAGCATATCTGCATAGGTCTAAACATTCATAACAATCTTAACTTTTTTCTACTGTTCTTTATTAAAAACTTTAAATGCTCTGGGTAGATTGCCTTGACATTTAATTATCTTCAAGGAATAGGTTAAAACATAGATTTATATCACGTATCAATATGGGTTTGTGAACTTCATCATCCTCTGGAATATCAAGATTTCAATAtacttttttttgttaaattgcaTTAAAGAAAATGGCTCACTGATGTTTTTGCATTGATCAGCTGGCAATGATGACGTGTGACACTAGGTGGAGTCTAGCAAACATGTTTATCTGGTCTTCCCCACAAGAACAGGTTGGACGAGTTAGACTTTGAGGAACTTGTGCTAATAGATTGATTGAATTAGACATTGCTGTAGCACTAATGTTTATCAAATATGGTAACTGGATCACTATTTAAGAGGCTGTTATGTACTCCTCTCATCTCACAGCTGGAACTGAAAGGCTTACTGATTATCTGGACATAACAAGCATGTAATTTCTCTAAGTGAAACTAAAAATTAAAGAGTTTCATTATCTTCTACTGGTGCCAGTGGGACGACTTGTTAAAATATTCTGCAAAAATAATAGTTGCTTCGGCAAAATATTTCAGCAAATTATAAAGGTCCTACAGGCATATAAACTAGCAAGAGAGTTCGTTCTAAAAATTTGGATTATTTTGCATTTTCTCCTACTTGTTGAATATCTGCATCCAAATAAAGCCTAGAGCTGTCTAGGATGCCATAGCTTAAAAATTTGGTCTTGCTGACTGAATGTAAGTTACCGTCTTTCAGGTTTCAGTCTCTCTTGCCTATCTCTGTTGGCTTTTTCAACTGTTTCAGCTTTGTTATTGCTTTGGATAAGGTTAATAATTATGTTATTTGCTTCTCCTTCTAGCCTGGCCTATACCAATAGCTATGTATGCTCTTAGTAAAATTATCAAACTTCCCTATGTTAGGTAACATGTCTCATCTTCTAATGGTTATGGACCACAAAAGTAGTGGATGTGGTGCACTACTCAGAAGGGATGATAATACTTCTGAAATCTCTTGTTTCATTGTGATTATCACAACTAGTCTGCAGAACAAAAGTATTCATTTCCATGATTCATGTTGTTATCTGTTGTATCTCACTAGACTTTTGGTTCCAgtgctttcaataattttttacaatCACATTTCAGTAAAGGAATGACTATTGTTTAAAGAAACTAAAACAAAAACATGTCTTCCGTACACCAGCTTGCAAAAATGGCACCTATATGTTAAATGCTAATTCGGTTTGTTACTTTAAATTATATACTGATGTGTTGTATCCAACCAGCTGGCAATGATGACGTATAACAAATATCCAGTGGATTCGGGCAAAATTCTGTACAGACTCCCATCAATCTTAGACAAGGTAGCTCAAGAAGCTATTCAGGAAACTGACTCAAATACCTTTGGCGAACTTTCTCCATCAATGCACCCATAAAATGCTCTATTTTGTCTATTTTCATGTTCCCTTAACTAAGACCTTTTATATTCTAAACTTGTTATGAAATTTCAATGGGTCAGATGTATAAAGGACAGGAAAAATATTTGCTTGCATTGTGACTCTTACTTGCTGATCGAAGATTCTCTTGTAAGTTGTAACAATTCTTTTCGGACCATAATTAAGTTTGTATTTTATTTAACCAATAGCTTTAGAAGATATAGGACGATATAAATACTAATTCACTCTCTCTCCTTTTGAGTTTGTGAGCATATGACAGATTTTGTGTTTGTATAATTATGTGTCATGTATGTGAAGGCATAGAATGTGCTTGAGGTGACTTGCACCTCATTGGCTGGTTGGTTAAAACATAAATTAACAAGGTACTAAGTTTATGTACTTGAAATCCAATAAATGATCTTAAGTGAGAGTGCAAAGACATGAAGATTTAGAAGACTCTTGAATGGAAAGTTAGACGAAATTTGAGGAATTTATTAGTATTTCTTACCTACCTCTAGTTTGTCACATCAGGAAGGCCTAAGTGAAACAAGGGAGAGTTCTATTAAATGATTTAATTGGGATCTTATCTTTGTCATGTTCGCTGTCTGGGTTCCTTGATTTTTGTGCTCATAGGTCACTGGGGTTTATGTTGCTTGATTAATTTACAGGGGATTTGCATGGTTTAGAAGGTTTTAGAGAACTGTGAAGATGTGGGAAACAAGTTGCATGTAGTGTTGCGATAATAAGTTAGTGAGAATGACTGGAGAACCTAATGAAACTTTATTCAACCTGGATGGCAGCTGCAAATTGTGCATACATTTTCAATTATTCTGTTACAGGAGCCTTTCTAGGTCATATCAATGGCGATATAGATATATGCACTTTTCATTTCAATATTGTCTTGCTTGGTAAGTATCTGAGCTTGATACTTTTGATGGAACTATATTTTTGAAGTTGGAAAACCATTTCTCATCCTAGATGAGCAGGTGTGCTTCATAATAGAAATGCTTTCC
Protein-coding regions in this window:
- the LOC105043579 gene encoding protein NUCLEAR FUSION DEFECTIVE 6, mitochondrial isoform X2 yields the protein MAAAARSVLHSSSLRMAAARVASEARASSRPPLLRLRPAAPRFLRSPVEMSFAVESLLPKHSATASALMTSMLTVSLRGYGWLSEAGNDDV
- the LOC105043579 gene encoding protein NUCLEAR FUSION DEFECTIVE 6, mitochondrial isoform X3, whose amino-acid sequence is MAAAARSVLHSSSLRMAAARVASEARASSRPPLLRLRPAAPRFLRSPVEMSFAVESLLPKHSATASALMTSMLTVSLRGYGWLSEAGNDDV
- the LOC105043579 gene encoding protein NUCLEAR FUSION DEFECTIVE 6, mitochondrial isoform X4, yielding MAAAARSVLHSSSLRMAAARVASEARASSRPPLLRLRPAAPRFLRSPVEMSFAVESLLPKHSATASALMTSMLTVSLRGYGWLSEDG
- the LOC105043579 gene encoding protein NUCLEAR FUSION DEFECTIVE 6, mitochondrial isoform X1, which translates into the protein MAAAARSVLHSSSLRMAAARVASEARASSRPPLLRLRPAAPRFLRSPVEMSFAVESLLPKHSATASALMTSMLTVSLRGYGWLSEGQDETR